In Thauera sp. JM12B12, one DNA window encodes the following:
- the dcd gene encoding dCTP deaminase produces the protein MSIKSDKWIRRMAEQARMIEPFAPELVRSNDSGRIVSYGTSSYGYDVRVANEFKIFTNINSTIVDPKDFDARNFVDFTGDVCIIPPNSFALARTVEYFRIPRSVLTVCLGKSTYARCGIIVNVTPLEPEWEGHVTLEFSNTTPLPAKIYANEGVAQMLFFESDEVCETSYKDRGGKYLGQTGVTLPKI, from the coding sequence ATGTCCATCAAGTCCGACAAGTGGATCCGCCGCATGGCCGAACAGGCCCGCATGATCGAGCCGTTCGCGCCGGAGCTGGTGCGCAGCAACGACAGCGGTCGCATCGTCTCCTACGGCACCTCGAGCTACGGCTACGACGTGCGCGTGGCGAACGAATTCAAGATCTTCACCAACATCAACTCGACCATCGTCGACCCCAAGGACTTCGATGCGCGCAACTTCGTCGATTTCACGGGCGACGTGTGCATCATTCCGCCGAATTCCTTCGCGCTGGCCCGTACCGTCGAGTATTTCCGCATTCCGCGCAGCGTGCTGACCGTCTGCCTGGGCAAGAGCACCTACGCGCGCTGCGGCATCATCGTCAACGTGACTCCGCTCGAGCCCGAGTGGGAGGGGCACGTGACGCTCGAGTTCTCCAACACCACGCCGCTGCCGGCCAAGATCTACGCCAACGAGGGCGTGGCGCAGATGCTGTTCTTCGAGTCTGACGAGGTCTGCGAGACGTCCTACAAGGACCGTGGCGGCAAGTACCTCGGCCAGACCGGCGTGACGCTGCCGAAGATCTGA
- the apbC gene encoding iron-sulfur cluster carrier protein ApbC, producing the protein MSLDQQTVTEALKQVIDPNTGKDFVAGRSIRNLAVEGGRVSFDVELGYPAKSQHEPIRALLSEVVAKLPGVERVDVKVTSKVVAHAVQQGVKLLPGVRNIIAVASGKGGVGKSTTAVNLALALSAEGARVGILDADIYGPSQPQMLGIGDQRPVSDDGKTMIPLEAFGIQAMSIGFLIDPDTPMVWRGPMATQALNQMLKDTAWNDLDYLVIDMPPGTGDIQLTLSQSVPVTGAVIVTTPQDIALLDARKGVKMFEKVGVPILGVVENMSIHICSKCGHEEHIFGQGGGEKMCQDFGIPFLGALPLDIQIRTEADGGTPTVVADPEGRIASTYKQIARKVAVRIAERAKDMTHKFPNIVIKNS; encoded by the coding sequence ATGAGTCTTGACCAGCAAACCGTAACCGAAGCGCTCAAGCAGGTGATCGACCCGAATACCGGCAAGGATTTCGTGGCGGGCCGCAGCATCCGCAACCTCGCGGTTGAGGGCGGCAGGGTGAGCTTCGACGTCGAACTCGGTTACCCGGCGAAAAGCCAGCACGAGCCGATCCGGGCCCTGCTGAGCGAGGTGGTCGCCAAGCTGCCGGGCGTGGAGCGCGTCGACGTCAAGGTGACGAGCAAGGTCGTCGCCCACGCGGTGCAGCAGGGCGTCAAGCTGTTGCCGGGGGTGCGCAACATCATCGCCGTGGCTTCCGGCAAGGGCGGCGTGGGCAAGAGCACCACCGCGGTCAACCTGGCGCTGGCGCTGTCGGCCGAGGGCGCGCGCGTCGGCATCCTCGATGCCGATATCTACGGTCCGTCGCAGCCGCAGATGCTCGGCATCGGCGACCAGCGTCCGGTGTCGGACGACGGCAAGACCATGATTCCGCTCGAGGCCTTCGGCATCCAGGCGATGTCGATCGGCTTCCTGATCGATCCGGACACGCCCATGGTGTGGCGGGGTCCGATGGCCACCCAGGCGCTCAACCAGATGCTCAAGGACACCGCCTGGAACGACCTCGACTATCTCGTCATCGACATGCCGCCGGGCACCGGCGACATTCAGCTCACACTGTCGCAGAGCGTGCCGGTGACCGGGGCGGTGATCGTCACCACGCCGCAGGACATCGCACTGCTCGACGCGCGCAAGGGCGTGAAGATGTTCGAGAAGGTCGGCGTGCCGATCCTCGGCGTGGTCGAAAACATGAGCATCCACATCTGCTCGAAGTGCGGCCATGAAGAACACATCTTCGGCCAGGGCGGCGGTGAGAAGATGTGCCAGGACTTCGGGATTCCCTTTCTGGGCGCGCTGCCGCTCGACATCCAGATCCGCACCGAGGCTGACGGCGGCACACCGACCGTGGTCGCGGACCCCGAGGGGCGCATCGCATCGACCTACAAGCAGATCGCGCGCAAGGTCGCCGTGCGTATCGCCGAGCGGGCGAAGGACATGACGCACAAGTTCCCGAACATCGTCATCAAGAACAGCTGA
- a CDS encoding 2Fe-2S iron-sulfur cluster-binding protein — MICKISRKRKRFGAICWRFARVRGTCIQTALIGQGGEMGERFSILIEDTGEIVRSDGRENVLRAMEVLGRKGIPVGCRGGGCGVCKVQVVEGQYHTRKMSRACISEQEERDGIVLACRLLADSDLRLRVVGKMLRAVCAGTSAVMGKGGLPASD, encoded by the coding sequence ATGATATGCAAAATCTCGAGAAAAAGAAAACGCTTCGGAGCAATTTGCTGGCGTTTCGCTCGGGTGCGTGGTACCTGCATTCAAACAGCACTGATCGGCCAGGGAGGAGAAATGGGTGAGCGATTTTCGATTCTGATCGAGGACACTGGCGAGATCGTGCGGAGCGATGGTCGCGAAAACGTCCTGCGCGCGATGGAGGTGCTTGGCCGCAAGGGGATTCCCGTGGGGTGTCGTGGTGGCGGTTGCGGCGTCTGCAAGGTACAGGTGGTCGAGGGGCAGTACCACACACGCAAGATGAGCCGAGCTTGCATCAGTGAGCAGGAGGAAAGGGACGGGATTGTACTGGCGTGCCGGCTTCTTGCTGATTCGGACCTGCGTCTGCGCGTGGTGGGGAAGATGCTGAGGGCGGTGTGTGCGGGGACCTCGGCAGTCATGGGCAAGGGCGGCTTGCCTGCGAGCGACTAG
- a CDS encoding thymidylate synthase: protein MRQYLDLMSHVLEHGDRKTDRTGTGTLSVFGWQMRFRLQDGFPLLTTKKLHTRSIIHELLWFLQGDTNIRYLKANGVSIWDEWADENGELGPVYGKQWRRWQTADGRSIDQISRLVDGIRHNPDSRRHLVTAWNPGEVDNMALPPCHALFQFYVANGRLSCQLYQRSADIFLGVPFNIASYALLTHMVAQACDLEPGDFVWTGGDCHLYLNHLEQAREQLTREPRPLPRLRLNPAVKDVFAFRFEDFVLDGYDPHPHIKAPVAV from the coding sequence GTGCGTCAGTACCTCGACCTCATGAGCCATGTGCTCGAACACGGCGATCGCAAGACCGACCGGACCGGTACGGGCACCCTGTCGGTGTTCGGCTGGCAAATGCGCTTTCGCCTGCAGGACGGCTTTCCTCTTCTGACGACGAAGAAGCTGCACACGCGATCGATCATCCACGAGTTGCTCTGGTTTCTGCAGGGCGACACCAACATTCGCTACCTGAAGGCGAACGGTGTCTCGATCTGGGACGAATGGGCCGACGAGAACGGCGAACTCGGTCCGGTATATGGCAAGCAATGGCGCCGCTGGCAGACGGCCGACGGCCGCAGCATCGACCAGATCAGCCGGCTAGTCGATGGCATCCGACACAACCCCGATTCGCGCCGTCATCTGGTGACGGCATGGAATCCGGGCGAAGTCGACAACATGGCGCTCCCGCCCTGCCATGCCCTGTTCCAGTTCTACGTCGCCAACGGGCGGCTTTCCTGCCAGCTCTATCAGCGCAGTGCCGACATCTTCCTTGGCGTGCCCTTCAACATTGCGTCGTACGCCCTGCTCACCCACATGGTGGCTCAGGCCTGCGACCTCGAGCCAGGTGACTTCGTGTGGACCGGCGGCGACTGCCACCTCTACCTGAACCATCTCGAGCAAGCGCGCGAGCAACTCACGCGCGAGCCGCGCCCCCTTCCCCGCCTCCGTCTCAATCCGGCGGTCAAGGATGTGTTCGCGTTCCGCTTCGAGGATTTCGTCCTCGATGGCTACGACCCTCACCCCCACATCAAGGCCCCCGTCGCAGTATGA
- a CDS encoding sigma 54-interacting transcriptional regulator, with product MKAIHYPESSDLHKLLRFAAEDGLIWLGEHRMLLLHAGALSELRKELVNSLGQEQARRILTRMGFASGVRDAELARRTRGLECLEDAFVVGPQLHMLEGCAKVEPVSLHIEPETNDFAAEFIWRHSWEAEAHVQAFGEVEHPACWMMIGYASGYTSAFMGSFIMYREVACSATGADHCRIVGRPVDQWPDADELRPYFEADSIVGRLLELREEIEIMRRSIACPRRTPDLIGNSAGFKHAYDLVARAAATTVTVLLLGETGVGKERFARTLHEMSARSSAPFVAVNCAALPDELIESELFGVERGAFTGAHASRAGKFERADGGTLFLDEVGELPLPAQAKLLRVLQEGEIERLGDERTRKVNVRLVAATNVDLQKAVNAGTFRRDLYYRLNVYPVTIPPLRERTADIPALVEAMVRRFETLHGKRLAGIGDKAMRALKTHSWPGNVRELENVLERGVILAPPNGLIEVEHLFLGSAPESIPQHRLGQAGQLEAQQSAETVDLPGAVLDAGINLEAFEQILLERAVERANGNLAAAARLLGMTRPQLTYRLRKNRSTDAAR from the coding sequence TTGAAGGCCATCCACTACCCGGAGAGCAGCGATCTACACAAGCTTCTGAGATTCGCAGCCGAGGATGGCCTCATCTGGCTGGGCGAGCACCGCATGTTGCTTCTGCATGCGGGAGCGCTCTCGGAGCTGCGCAAGGAGCTGGTCAACTCTCTAGGACAGGAACAGGCGCGGCGGATCCTCACCCGGATGGGCTTCGCCTCCGGCGTTCGCGATGCCGAGCTCGCGCGCCGGACGCGTGGCCTGGAGTGCCTCGAGGACGCCTTTGTGGTGGGGCCCCAGCTGCACATGCTTGAAGGCTGCGCCAAGGTCGAGCCCGTCAGCCTTCACATCGAACCCGAGACCAACGATTTTGCCGCCGAGTTCATCTGGCGCCACTCATGGGAGGCCGAGGCGCACGTCCAAGCCTTCGGCGAAGTCGAGCATCCGGCCTGCTGGATGATGATCGGCTACGCTTCAGGCTATACGAGTGCCTTCATGGGAAGCTTCATCATGTACCGCGAGGTCGCGTGCTCGGCAACCGGAGCGGACCATTGCCGCATCGTGGGCCGTCCGGTCGATCAATGGCCGGACGCGGATGAACTTCGCCCGTATTTCGAAGCCGATTCGATCGTCGGCCGCCTGCTCGAGCTGCGCGAGGAGATCGAGATCATGCGCCGCTCGATCGCCTGCCCCCGCCGCACCCCCGACCTGATCGGCAACTCCGCAGGCTTCAAGCACGCTTACGACCTTGTCGCTCGCGCTGCCGCCACCACGGTCACGGTCCTGCTGCTTGGCGAGACCGGGGTCGGGAAGGAGCGTTTTGCGCGCACGCTGCATGAGATGAGCGCGCGCAGCTCCGCCCCTTTCGTCGCAGTCAACTGCGCCGCACTGCCCGATGAGCTGATCGAGTCGGAACTCTTCGGTGTTGAACGCGGCGCCTTCACGGGCGCTCATGCCTCACGCGCCGGCAAGTTCGAACGCGCAGACGGAGGCACCCTGTTCCTCGACGAGGTCGGCGAATTGCCGCTTCCCGCCCAGGCAAAGCTCTTGCGCGTCCTCCAGGAAGGCGAAATCGAACGTCTCGGTGACGAGCGCACACGCAAGGTCAATGTCCGCCTCGTCGCTGCCACCAACGTCGATCTTCAGAAGGCAGTGAACGCGGGTACGTTCCGCCGCGATCTGTATTACCGCCTGAACGTATACCCGGTGACGATCCCGCCGCTTCGCGAGCGCACCGCAGACATCCCGGCGCTGGTCGAGGCTATGGTACGCCGCTTCGAGACACTGCACGGCAAGCGCCTCGCCGGTATCGGGGACAAGGCGATGCGCGCGCTGAAAACACATTCGTGGCCCGGTAATGTGCGCGAACTGGAGAACGTTCTCGAGCGCGGAGTCATCCTCGCGCCACCCAACGGACTGATCGAGGTTGAGCATCTCTTCCTCGGCTCCGCCCCCGAATCAATTCCCCAGCACCGCCTCGGTCAGGCAGGGCAACTCGAGGCCCAGCAGAGCGCCGAAACCGTCGATCTGCCGGGCGCAGTGCTCGACGCGGGGATCAATCTGGAGGCGTTCGAGCAGATCCTCCTCGAACGCGCAGTCGAGCGCGCCAACGGCAACCTGGCTGCAGCTGCGCGCCTCCTCGGGATGACACGGCCGCAACTTACGTATCGCTTAAGGAAGAACCGGAGCACGGACGCGGCACGCTGA
- a CDS encoding dihydrofolate reductase: MNKTPEIVIVAALARNGVIGRDNDLPWRLKADLQHFRALTMGHPIMMGRNTWTSLGRPLPGRRNLVVTRDPAFSAEGAEVFGSPEAAIAAAGEVDRLFVIGGAQLYDALLPLAQRLVLTEVWADVQGDAHFPIFDRSDFIEERRDPRVADADNEFDFDFVEYRRR, encoded by the coding sequence ATGAACAAGACGCCTGAAATCGTCATCGTCGCCGCCCTTGCCCGCAATGGCGTGATCGGCCGCGACAACGACCTGCCCTGGCGGCTCAAGGCCGACCTGCAGCACTTCCGTGCGCTAACCATGGGCCATCCGATCATGATGGGCCGCAACACCTGGACCTCGCTCGGCCGCCCCCTGCCCGGGCGACGGAACCTGGTCGTCACCCGCGATCCGGCCTTCAGCGCAGAGGGCGCCGAGGTCTTCGGCAGTCCAGAGGCCGCGATCGCGGCGGCCGGAGAGGTCGACCGGCTCTTCGTGATCGGCGGCGCGCAACTCTATGATGCGCTCCTGCCGCTGGCCCAACGCCTCGTGCTCACCGAAGTGTGGGCAGATGTGCAAGGCGACGCCCATTTCCCGATCTTCGACCGCAGCGACTTCATCGAAGAGCGCCGCGATCCGCGCGTGGCCGACGCGGACAACGAGTTCGACTTCGACTTCGTCGAGTACCGCAGGCGCTGA
- a CDS encoding phenol hydroxylase subunit, producing the protein MEQAQPGIDLDRKFVRLIERRPDGFVEFEFAIGEPELFAEMLLPADAYEAFCTANAVIHLGPREAQPEADESGMSWSLHDATHQRFR; encoded by the coding sequence ATGGAGCAAGCGCAGCCGGGTATCGACCTCGATCGGAAGTTCGTGCGCTTGATCGAGCGCCGGCCCGACGGATTCGTCGAGTTCGAGTTCGCGATAGGCGAGCCTGAACTGTTCGCGGAGATGCTCCTTCCCGCCGATGCCTACGAGGCTTTTTGCACGGCGAACGCGGTGATCCACCTCGGACCGCGCGAGGCTCAGCCGGAGGCCGACGAATCGGGCATGAGCTGGAGCCTGCACGACGCAACCCATCAGCGATTCCGCTGA
- a CDS encoding arginine/lysine/ornithine decarboxylase, with translation MRFHFPIIIIDEDFRSENTSGLGIRALAKAIEEEGMEVLGVTSYGDLTSFAQQQSRGSTFILSIDDEEFSSPEASAKAIADLRAFVEEIRFRNADIPIFLHGETRTTRHIPNDVLREMHGFIHMFEDTPEFIARYVVREAKNYLDSLAPPFFRALTHYAADSSYSWHCPGHSGGVAFLKSPVGQMFHQFFGENMLRADVCNAVDELGQLLDHTGPVAASERNAARIFNCDHLYFVTNGTSTSNKMVWHTTVAPGDIVVVDRNCHKSILHSIIMTGAVPVFLTPTRNHYGIIGPIPLEEFAIENIQKKIEANPFAREAKNKKPRILTITQSTYDGVVYNVETIKDMLDGEIDTLHFDEAWLPHAAFHDFYGDYHAIGADRPRCRESMVFSTQSTHKLLAGLSQASQILVQDSQTRRLDRDIFNEAYLMHTSTSPQYAIIASCDVAAAMMEAPGGPALVNESLSEAVEFRRAMRKVDAEFGDDDWWFKVWGPEFLAEEGIGSREDWTLKAGERWHGFGDLAEGFNILDPIKATIITPGLNMDGDFAEHTGIPAAIVTKYLAEHGIIVEKTGLYSFFIMFTIGITKGRWNTMVTELQQFKDDYDRNQPLWRVMPEFIAKHPRYERVGLKDLCNQIHSFYKDHDVARLTTEMYLSDMVPAMKPADAFAKMAHREIERVALDELEGRVTAMLVTPYPPGIPLLIPGERFNATIVRYLKFARDFNARFPGFETDIHGLVKGEDGRYHVDCVQD, from the coding sequence ATGAGATTCCATTTCCCCATCATCATCATCGACGAGGATTTCCGTTCGGAGAACACCTCGGGGCTGGGGATTCGCGCGCTCGCCAAGGCGATCGAGGAAGAGGGCATGGAGGTGCTGGGCGTCACCAGCTACGGCGACCTGACCTCGTTCGCGCAGCAGCAGAGCCGTGGCTCGACCTTCATCCTGTCGATCGACGACGAGGAGTTTTCCTCGCCAGAAGCCTCGGCCAAGGCGATCGCCGACCTGCGCGCCTTCGTCGAGGAGATCCGTTTCCGCAACGCCGACATCCCGATCTTCCTGCACGGCGAGACGCGTACCACGCGCCACATCCCGAACGACGTGCTGCGCGAGATGCATGGCTTCATCCACATGTTCGAGGACACGCCGGAGTTCATCGCGCGCTACGTCGTGCGCGAGGCGAAGAACTACCTGGATTCACTGGCGCCGCCCTTCTTCCGCGCGCTCACGCACTACGCGGCCGACAGCTCGTACTCCTGGCATTGCCCGGGGCACTCGGGCGGCGTCGCCTTCCTGAAGAGCCCGGTGGGGCAGATGTTCCACCAGTTCTTCGGCGAGAACATGCTGCGCGCGGACGTCTGCAACGCGGTCGACGAGCTCGGCCAGCTGCTCGATCACACCGGCCCGGTGGCCGCAAGCGAGCGCAATGCGGCGCGCATCTTCAACTGCGACCACCTGTACTTCGTCACCAACGGCACCTCGACCTCGAACAAGATGGTGTGGCACACCACGGTCGCGCCCGGCGACATCGTCGTCGTCGACCGCAACTGCCACAAGTCCATCCTCCACTCGATCATCATGACTGGCGCGGTGCCGGTGTTCCTGACCCCGACGCGCAACCACTACGGCATCATCGGTCCGATTCCCCTGGAGGAGTTCGCGATCGAGAACATCCAGAAGAAGATCGAGGCCAACCCGTTCGCGCGCGAGGCAAAGAACAAGAAGCCGCGCATCCTGACCATCACCCAGTCGACCTACGACGGCGTGGTGTACAACGTCGAGACCATCAAGGACATGCTCGACGGCGAGATCGACACCCTTCATTTCGATGAGGCCTGGCTGCCGCACGCCGCCTTCCACGACTTCTATGGCGACTATCACGCCATCGGCGCCGATCGCCCGCGCTGCCGGGAGTCGATGGTGTTCTCGACGCAATCCACCCACAAGCTGCTGGCCGGCCTGAGCCAGGCCTCGCAGATCCTGGTGCAGGACTCGCAGACCCGCAGGCTCGACCGCGACATCTTCAACGAAGCCTACCTGATGCACACCTCGACCTCGCCGCAGTACGCGATCATCGCGTCCTGCGATGTGGCGGCGGCGATGATGGAGGCGCCGGGCGGCCCGGCGCTGGTCAACGAATCCCTGTCGGAAGCGGTGGAGTTCCGCCGCGCGATGCGCAAGGTCGATGCCGAGTTCGGCGACGACGACTGGTGGTTCAAGGTGTGGGGGCCGGAGTTCCTTGCCGAGGAAGGCATCGGCAGCCGCGAGGACTGGACGCTGAAGGCGGGCGAGCGCTGGCACGGTTTCGGCGATCTCGCCGAGGGCTTCAACATCCTCGACCCGATCAAGGCAACGATCATCACTCCGGGCCTCAACATGGACGGCGACTTCGCCGAGCACACGGGGATCCCGGCGGCGATCGTCACCAAGTATCTCGCCGAGCACGGCATCATCGTCGAGAAGACCGGTCTCTACTCCTTCTTCATCATGTTCACCATCGGCATCACCAAGGGGCGCTGGAACACGATGGTGACCGAGCTGCAGCAATTCAAGGACGACTACGACCGCAATCAGCCGCTGTGGCGCGTGATGCCCGAGTTCATCGCCAAGCACCCGCGCTACGAGCGCGTCGGGCTCAAGGACCTGTGCAACCAGATCCACAGCTTCTACAAGGATCACGACGTTGCGCGACTGACCACCGAAATGTACCTCTCGGACATGGTGCCAGCGATGAAGCCCGCCGATGCCTTCGCCAAGATGGCGCACCGCGAGATCGAGCGCGTGGCGCTGGACGAGCTCGAGGGACGCGTCACCGCGATGCTGGTCACCCCCTATCCGCCGGGGATCCCTCTGCTCATTCCGGGCGAGCGCTTCAATGCCACCATCGTGCGCTATCTCAAGTTCGCGCGCGATTTCAACGCCCGCTTCCCCGGCTTCGAGACCGACATCCACGGCCTGGTGAAGGGCGAGGATGGGCGCTATCACGTCGATTGCGTCCAGGACTGA